ACGCCGACGGCAATCGGCTGTGGACCATCGAGGGTGTGCCGGTCGTGGTGTGGCCCGAATCCCAGAGCAGCCTCGCCGTCGTCGGCGACGGGTACGGCGGCGCGATCGTGGCTTGGCTGGACGATCGCAACGCCGGCAAGGACGTCTACGCGCAGAGGATCACGGCATCTGGCGATGTGGCATGGGCGGACGGCGGCGTCGCGATCTGCACGGCGACCGACATCGCCGAGGGCCTCGCCGTCGCCTCGGACGCGCTGGGGGGCGCCGTGGTCGCCTGGACGGACTACCGCGCCGGGCCGGTCGACGCCGACATCTACGCGAGGCGCGTGTCCTACTATGGCTCTGTGCTGTGGAATGTCGACGGCGTCCCGGTCTGCACTGCCGCCAACATCCAGAACATGGTGAGCATCGTGGAGGACGGCGCCGGCGGCGTCATCCTGGCGTGGATGGACGGCCGCGGCGGCGCGGACCTCTATGGCCAGAGGATCGATGCCTACGGCACGACCCTGTGGACCGCCAACGGGTCGGTGATCTGCGCGGGCGTCGGTCAGAGCGTACCGCCGCGGACGGCGAGCGACGCTGCCGGCGGCGCCTTCGTGGTTTGGGAGCAGGGACTGTCCGGGGACTCCGACGTGAGGGCGCAGCGGATCTCCGGCGCCGGGACGCCCTTCTGGGCCGCCCCGGGCGTGCCAGTCTGCTCGCTTCCTTCCCTGGTCCGCGATCCGCAGGTGGAGGCCGACGGCGTGGGCGGGGCGATCGTCGCGTGGTACGATTACCGCGCCACCTACGCGGATATCTACGCGCAGAGGCTCGATGACGCCGGAGCCGACTCGTGGACAGCCGGCGGTGTCGCGGTGTGCTCGGCCAACGGTCACCAGTACTACCCGGCGCTGACGACGGATGGCGCGGGCGGGGTGATCGTCGCCTGGCAGGACGGGCGCGACCAGTCACCCCGCATGGCGGCTCAGCGGGTCGACCGCCACGGCTACTGGGGTTACCCGTCCCCGGACATCCGTTACGTGCGCGACGTGCCCGGGGACCAGGGCGGTTCGGTGGTCGCGGCCTGGTACGCCAGCCGCCTCGATCCCTGGCCCGCGATGGAGATCGCCGGCTACACCGTCTGGCGTGCGGTGCCGCCGGCGGTCGCCCGGACGAACCTGGCCGCTGCGAAGGCGCGGGTTGTGAGCGCGGACGCCGTGGCGGGTGAGGTCGGCGGCGTGTCCGCCGACGGGGGCGTTCCGGTCTACCGCCTGGAAGCGCTGACCGGGCGCACGTTCTTCTGGGAGCTGGTCGCGTCGCGTGACGCCTACCATCTCTCCGGGTACGCTGCGACTGTTCCAACGCTCTACGATTCCACCGACGCTTCTCCCGCGACCCAGTACTTCCAGGTCATCGCGCACGCGACGGATCCGTCCAGATTCTGGATCTCCGCGCCGGACAGCGGCGTGTCCGTGGACAACCTGGCCCCCGCCGCGCCGCAGGCGCTGGCTGGGCGGCTCCAGTACTCTCCGGCCGGTCTCGCCCTGAACTGGTCGCCCAACACGGAGGCCGACCTGGAGCGCTACGCCCTCTACCGCGGCGGCGATCCAGATTTCGTGCCGGACCCCGGCAACCTCGTGGCGACGGTGGCCGACACCGCGTACTTCGACGCCGACTGTCCGACGGCAGGGGCCTGGTACAAGCTGACGGCCCGGGACACGCACGGCAACGAGAGCGCCTCCGCGTTGCTGGACCCCGACCGGCTGACGCCGGTGGGCGACGGTTCCCCGCCGCCGGTCACGCGGCTGGAAGCCAACGTTCCCAATCCGTTCAATCCGTCCACGCGCCTCGTCTTCACGCTGCGGGAACGGATCCTGGTCGAGCTGCGCATCCACGACGCCGCGGGGCGTCTGGTCCGTGACCTCGCGGTCGGCGAACGTCCGTCCGGCCGGAACGAAGTGACGTGGGACGGCAGGGACGCGGCGGGACGCGAGGCGGCGAGCGGCGTCTACTACTGCCGGCTCGCGGCGGGCGATTACCGGGAGACCAGGAAGATCGCGCTGGTCCGCTGACGGTTCGGGAGCCTCCTGCTCCGCTCGCACGAGCGGCGCCCCTCCGGGGAGGGGCGCCGCTCTTCTGCTGCCAGTCGGGGCGTGATCGGTTTCGCGCCGCCGCTACTCGCCCTCGACCGGGATCCGCATCCGGTAGAACGAGCGCCAGACGAACGTCATCGACACCAGCAGGAACAGCCCCGACAGGAAGAGGACCAGGGCGGGGTGGTCGAGCCGCAGGGCGACCGCCAGCTCGACGGCGAGCAGGCCGAACAACGTCGTGAATTTGATGACGGGGTTCATGGCCACCGAGCTGGTGTCCTTGAAGGGGTCGCCCACGGTGTCGCCGATGACCGTGGCGGCGTGCAGGGGCGTGCCCTTCTCCTTGAGGTCGGTCTCGACGACCTTCTTCGCGTTGTCCCAGGCGCCGCCCGCGTTGGCCATGAAGATGGCCTGGAAGAGGCCGAAAAACGCGATGGCGATCAGGTAGCCGATGAAGAAGTACGGCTCGAGGAAGGCGAAGGCGAGCGTCGCGAAGAAGACGGCCAGGAAGATGTTGAACATCCCCTTCTGCGCGTACTGGGTGCAGATCTCCACGACCTTCTTGCTGTCCTCGACCGAGGCCTTCTCGGCGCCGTCGAGCTTGATGTTGCGCTTGATGAACTCCACGGCGCGGTAGGCGCCGGTGGTCACGGCCTGCGTCGAGGCGCCCGTGAACCAGTAGATCATCGCGCCGCCGCACAGCATGCCGAGCAGGAACGGCGGGTGCAGGAGCGACAGCTTGTCGAGGTTCTCGGTCAGGCCGTGGGTGAGCCCCACGATGATCGAAAAGATCATCGTGGTGGCGCCGGCGACCGCAGTGCCGATCAGCACCGGCTTGGCCGTGGCCTTGAAGGTGTTGCCCGCGCCGTCGTTCTCCTCGAGCAGGTCCTTGGCGTGCGTGAAGTCGACGTCGAAGCCGTGGTCGCGCTTCAGCTCCTCCTTGATGCCCGGGATGTTCTCGATCACCGACAGCTCGAACACCGACTGGGCGTTGTCCGTCACGGGGCCGTAGGAGTCCACGGCGATCGTGACCGGGCCCATGCTCAGGAAGCCGAACGCCACCAGGCCGAAGGCGAACACCGCCGGTGCGGCCATCAGGGCGCCCAGGCCCAGCGTGCTGACGCCGTAGGCGATGCCCAGCAGGGCGGCGATGGCGAGGCCCAGCCAGTAGGCGCTGAAGTTGCCCGCCACCAGGCCGGACAGGACGGTCAGCGAGGCGCCGCCCTCGCGCGACGAGGTCACGATCTCGCGCACGTGGCGCGAGTTGGTCGAGGTGAAGACCTTGACCAGTTCGGGGATGATGGCGCCCGCGAGCGTTCCGCAGGTGATGACCGTCGAGAGCTTCCACCACAGCGTGCCGTCGCCGAGGTCGCGGATCAGGACGTAGGAGGCGACGTAGGTGACGGCCACCGAGATGATCGAGGTCAGCCAGACCAGGGAGGTCAGCGGCGCCTCGAAGTCCATCTTCTTCGCCTCGCCGTAGCGGGCCTTGGCCACGGCGCCGTTGACGACGTACGACAGCCCGCTGGTGACGACCATCAGCACGCGCATCATGAAGATCCAGACCAGCAGCTGGACCTGCGTCGCCGCCTGGGGCACCGCGAGCATGATGAAGGTGATCAGGGCCACGCCGGTCACGCCGTAGGTCTCGAAGCCGTCCGCGCTCGGGCCGACCGAGTCGCCGGCGTTGTCGCCCGTGCAGTCGGCGATCACGCCGGGGTTGCGCGCGTCGTCTTCCTTGATGTTGAAGACGATCTTCATGAGGTCGGCGCCGATGTCAGCGATCTTGGTGAAGATGCCGCCCGCGATGCGCAGGGCGGCCGCGCCGAGGGACTCGCCGATGGCGAAGCCGAGGAAGCACGGCCCGGCGTAGTCGCCGGGGATGAACAGCAGGATCAGCAGCATCATCAGCAGCTCGACGCTGATCAGCATCATGCCGATGCTCATGCCGGCCTGCAGGGGGATGTCCATCAGGGGGAAGGGCTTGCCCTTCAGGCTGGCGAAGGCGACGCGGGAG
This window of the bacterium genome carries:
- a CDS encoding FlgD immunoglobulin-like domain containing protein yields the protein MKARRLILACALTALGLAASPAQSFTWPLNGVNLAWPASSPYDVHLVPDGEQGAIFAWWDYRDGANHVIVQRTTGHGRVLWGDSGIIVAPGATSQALPRIVSDGAGGAVVVWVDYRNGNLDVFAQRFDADGNRLWTIEGVPVVVWPESQSSLAVVGDGYGGAIVAWLDDRNAGKDVYAQRITASGDVAWADGGVAICTATDIAEGLAVASDALGGAVVAWTDYRAGPVDADIYARRVSYYGSVLWNVDGVPVCTAANIQNMVSIVEDGAGGVILAWMDGRGGADLYGQRIDAYGTTLWTANGSVICAGVGQSVPPRTASDAAGGAFVVWEQGLSGDSDVRAQRISGAGTPFWAAPGVPVCSLPSLVRDPQVEADGVGGAIVAWYDYRATYADIYAQRLDDAGADSWTAGGVAVCSANGHQYYPALTTDGAGGVIVAWQDGRDQSPRMAAQRVDRHGYWGYPSPDIRYVRDVPGDQGGSVVAAWYASRLDPWPAMEIAGYTVWRAVPPAVARTNLAAAKARVVSADAVAGEVGGVSADGGVPVYRLEALTGRTFFWELVASRDAYHLSGYAATVPTLYDSTDASPATQYFQVIAHATDPSRFWISAPDSGVSVDNLAPAAPQALAGRLQYSPAGLALNWSPNTEADLERYALYRGGDPDFVPDPGNLVATVADTAYFDADCPTAGAWYKLTARDTHGNESASALLDPDRLTPVGDGSPPPVTRLEANVPNPFNPSTRLVFTLRERILVELRIHDAAGRLVRDLAVGERPSGRNEVTWDGRDAAGREAASGVYYCRLAAGDYRETRKIALVR
- a CDS encoding sodium-translocating pyrophosphatase — its product is MFRALDHARPGSATPARLAAAATALILLLGAAPAALAQHAPGGEANLVLPPLTEGRGLLTAGLLVCVLGIGFGLLMMQRVKNMPVHKSMSDISALIYETCKTYLIQQGKLLLVLELFIAVIILLYFAVLLKFAAVKVFIILLFSLIGIAGSYGVAWFGIRINTYANSRVAFASLKGKPFPLMDIPLQAGMSIGMMLISVELLMMLLILLFIPGDYAGPCFLGFAIGESLGAAALRIAGGIFTKIADIGADLMKIVFNIKEDDARNPGVIADCTGDNAGDSVGPSADGFETYGVTGVALITFIMLAVPQAATQVQLLVWIFMMRVLMVVTSGLSYVVNGAVAKARYGEAKKMDFEAPLTSLVWLTSIISVAVTYVASYVLIRDLGDGTLWWKLSTVITCGTLAGAIIPELVKVFTSTNSRHVREIVTSSREGGASLTVLSGLVAGNFSAYWLGLAIAALLGIAYGVSTLGLGALMAAPAVFAFGLVAFGFLSMGPVTIAVDSYGPVTDNAQSVFELSVIENIPGIKEELKRDHGFDVDFTHAKDLLEENDGAGNTFKATAKPVLIGTAVAGATTMIFSIIVGLTHGLTENLDKLSLLHPPFLLGMLCGGAMIYWFTGASTQAVTTGAYRAVEFIKRNIKLDGAEKASVEDSKKVVEICTQYAQKGMFNIFLAVFFATLAFAFLEPYFFIGYLIAIAFFGLFQAIFMANAGGAWDNAKKVVETDLKEKGTPLHAATVIGDTVGDPFKDTSSVAMNPVIKFTTLFGLLAVELAVALRLDHPALVLFLSGLFLLVSMTFVWRSFYRMRIPVEGE